A single region of the Lotus japonicus ecotype B-129 chromosome 4, LjGifu_v1.2 genome encodes:
- the LOC130710249 gene encoding uncharacterized protein LOC130710249: protein MPAARYFSPVDTLEQKLQIERKLGTVKACKYFNLLTRFLSVKISKHEFDRQCRATIGRENIHLHNHFIRSILKKASLSKRGNIIGSSLNVKIPNGCNDLQFLCKDFLQSPRKVRTPSLRDRRFKDRPSPLGPNGKNVNIGFEDSVREIHEQQSNKELDSAASRIPLCVEDGEEVDQDSEKVNIYMRSPIQPPLAIPTYNKGTRTLLHNGLPSGTDTCQSIGELPDTPSLTKRLEQKLEMEGFKISADAAALMNKALDTYLKRLIKPCLDLAASKAVNRSNGPIQPGLNEQIGSVSVSDFRTATELNPNILGKDWSLHLEKVTGSILY, encoded by the coding sequence ATGCCGGCAGCGCGGTATTTTTCTCCCGTAGACACGTTAGAGCAGAAGTTGCAGATTGAAAGGAAGCTTGGAACTGTGAAAGCGTGCAAGTACTTCAATCTTCTCACGAGATTTCTCAGTGTCAAGATAAGCAAACATGAATTTGATAGACAGTGCAGGGCGACTATTGGTAGGGAAAATATCCATCTTCATAACCATTTCATAAGGTCAATCTTGAAGAAGGCAAGTCTCTCCAAGAGAGGCAACATAATAGGAAGTTCTTTGAATGTGAAAATTCCAAATGGGTGTAATGATCTTCAGTTTCTGTGCAAGGATTTTCTTCAATCTCCTCGAAAAGTCAGGACTCCGAGTTTGCGTGACCGTAGATTCAAGGATCGTCCCAGCCCTCTTGGTCCTAATGGGAAGAACGTGAACATTGGGTTTGAGGATTCAGTTCGTGAAATTCATGAGCAGCAAAGTAATAAGGAACTAGATTCTGCAGCTAGCAGGATTCCCCTCTGCGTGGAAGATGGGGAGGAGGTTGATCAAGATTCTGAGAAGGTGAACATTTATATGAGGAGTCCTATTCAGCCACCTCTTGCAATTCCTACCTACAATAAAGGAACTCGTACACTGTTACATAATGGATTACCATCTGGCACTGATACCTGCCAAAGTATTGGCGAGCTACCTGATACGCCCTCTTTGACAAAAAGGTTGGAGCAGAAATTGGAAATGGAAGGATTTAAGATCTCTGCTGATGCAGCGGCCTTGATGAATAAAGCACTTGACACCTACCTCAAAAGATTGATAAAACCATGTTTAGATTTAGCCGCTTCAAAGGCTGTAAACAGATCTAATGGTCCAATACAACCTGGCTTGAATGAGCAAATTGGATCTGTTTCTGTCTCTGACTTTAGAACAGCAACAGAGTTGAATCCTAACATACTAGGGAAAGATTGGTCCCTACATTTAGAGAAGGTTACAGGCTCAATATTGTATTGA